The Methanosarcina acetivorans C2A genome includes the window CTTTATGTCCCCTTTATGTCCCCTTTGTCCCCTTTAGATGACATCTTCTTTTTCACCTCCGGCTCCAGATAGAATATATTCTGTTCCTTTCCCTGTAGTGCCGATTTGTTCAAATATTTTTAAAGAAACTAATTCTGCCAAGTCCCTAGAGGCCGTTCTCTTAATTGTGTTGGATATTTCCTGATATTCTTTGTTGGTAATCTTTCCATTTTCTTTTACATAGAACACGGCCTTTATCTGCCTCTCATTTAGCCCAAGTTCTCTGAGATATTCTTCATTGAAAGTTCCTTTCCTGAAGATGACCCTGAAGCCCTGATACTCTTCAAAAACCGGCTCAGGAAGCCCTGCCTCTCTGCAGTAATTTTGAATTTTCTCTATCCCGCTACCCCACTGTTCAATTATTTTCGTATCGAAGAAAACTTCTGCTATCCCCTTGTTCCTCAATTTCGAAGCATGAGGCTTGAAAAGGTCTTCCATTGTGAGTCCCAAGGGAAGCCCACCCGGACTCCAGACTATCAGCTCATCGTCATAAATCCGGATTTCGATATGAGACATAATTGTGTAGTCCCTGTGACAGACCGCATTAATAACCGCCTCTCTGACCGCTTCAAGCGGATAGTCCCAGACCTCTTCCCTTTCAGGCTTTCCGGTCATAACAAACTTCACGTTAGTGTTCTTCCTGACAAAATCCATCGCCTCTTCGACCTGTTCAAAGAGCGTACCCTCAATAAGCCGGTCATCAATCACAAGCGTCTGGTCCTTAAACCGTCCACAATGGATTACAGCCTGGGAGAGAAAACGTCTTCCATCCTTGCAAAACAGGAGTCCTGCAGCCCTGGTAGGTTTCCCATCTTTTACAAGCTCCATTTTTTCGAGCACCTGGACAGGGTCTTCCTCTTCTCCAAACCCTTTTCTTCCGGAAACCCTTGCCTTTCGGATATATCTGCTGACTTTTCCAAGGTCAAGATCTTCAAGAGATTTTCCAGCCGCTGGAAATCTATCCCAGCTCATTCCGGTAGACTGCAGGTGCATCTCAGCAATTTCCTGCGAATTCATACTCCGGTTGCTGTTATTTACCCGTTTGAAACACCTGCCCCTGACAGATACAGGTTTTATAGGATATTCTGGGATTTTTACCGTTACAACCTTCTTTCCCTCAAATTCTAACACCTCTATTTCAGGGATTAGCTGTGGCTCGGTTTTGTCTGAGACCTGGTTTGCCCATTTTGCCAGAGTCTCTTTTCCTATATCTAAGCCGGTGATATTTCCTTTATCAGAAACCCCTATAAGGATCATTCCGCCTTTAGCATTAGCAAAAGCTACAGCTGATTCTACGGTTCTGTCGTCGAATTTTTCTTTGAATTCGAGGGTCTCGGATTCGCCGGATTTGATAAGGGATTGAAGGTTCATTGCACCCGATTCCTTATTATTCTGTTATTTAGTGCGGTTTTTGCGGTATTGGCGTGTTTGTGGCGCTTTTATAGAATTTTGATGACCTCTTTATTTATGATGCAGTTGGCGTTATTATGGCTGTTTGACGTCTTTGATAATGAAGTCTTTGGCGTGATTATGGCGTCTTTTACCAACGTTTATGGCGTCTTTTACCACAATGACAAATTTGTTTGCTTTGGATCATAAAAAGGCATTTCCATATTTCGATTTGTGTATATGTTTCCTTTTTTATAGTTTTCAAATTGCTCATGACTTAAACTATCTAAAAAATAGGTTGCATTTTCAAGTGAGTATTTTGGAAAAAAACCTATGTGCTGCCTCTGATAATAATTATAAGAGCTATTGGGATTACTTGGAGATTCTAGCAACCTGTTTACTAATGGTCTTACTATCATCGCCAATTCTTTTTTCAATCTGTCATCTGAAAGATAATAAATATTTTGAGTTATTGAGCCTATCAACAAATCGATTAGTTGTATAAGATGGCTTTCTTCTAACAAATCATTACTTTCCCTTAAATAATTTCTATGATCGGAATCAATAAAAGCAATCTCTTTATCCTCTATCAATCCATATTTTCCGAGATCCAAATCTAATTTCATTAAATTTAAATAAGGAAAATAACCATGGTTTTCCATACTTCCTTTATCATGAAAAACCTTTTTTATGGTTACATTTTTATTTCCAAAAAAAGATTTTACTCCATAATGAATAACTGTTCTAAAGAATTTATTGTATATATTCTCATGCACTTTTTGTGTCCCAAAATTTTCGATTTGTAAAGTGTCCAAGTCAACAAATAAGATGTTAAAATAAATTTCTTTCCTGTCTCTTATATTATTTTCTATGAGATAATTCAGCCATTTTTTGGATATTTCTCTTTGTGAGTTACTTGAACGGGAATTCCTTAATTCAGTATGATGAATTTCACACATATTTTGTTGATGCCATTGAGTTTTGCATTTTCCTCCATTGGTAATAGAAGACGGACACTGATCAGGTTCCCAAAACCAAGATCTATTTGATTCAAATAAACATCTTGAATTAATTAAGTTGGATAATATGTTCTGTTTTTTCGAAACAGGGACAAATAAACATCCAATTCCAATAAAATTCCTGGTACAATTGTTAAAATCTTTAGGTGTAATTATCTCATCAGCATATACTTCAATTTCCATATTTGCGCCTTCTTTCTACATATGGAAGAAATTATCAACAATTAAAAAAGGGAAGTGAGGTCAAATTTATATTTTCCCCACCAACCCTTTAAATTTCTCATAATTCACCTTAACCCCATCATCCAGATCAATCTCAATCATCTGATCCGCTTTATTTTTTAGCAGTTCATCATACTTAACGAGCTCATTGATCTTTTTATTAAGTTTAGCAAGTTCTGATTCGGCTTTTCCACTATTCTTGGAATTCTCAGTAATTTCCTTTTTCAGAAGCGACCTCTGAGCATCCAGCTTCGACTCAAAGTCAAGCAAATAATCGATTCTCATCTTTGCTAAGGTAGTCTTATCGTACCTGTGCATGTAAACGAGCGCATTGAACGCTTTTCCTTTTTCTGAGGAAGTAAATAGCCAGTAAATTGGCCTTTTCTTATACATTTTCACGTGATCTTTGTAGAAATCCTTCAGGAAATAATCCCTTATGACTTTTCCAGGAGATTCATTTTTCTTCGAAATTGCCCCTGCAATAAAGTTAAGGTTTTCAGAGAGCGTTTCCGCTCCAAAAGTATGTTTCAAGAACTCTTTGAACCTGCCTACGATATCATCCGTATAATATTCATCATCAAGGATCGGGATGATATTATCTTCATCTGGCAGGAAAGTAGCTCTGGGAACTTTTTCTTTAAAATCACCAAGCTTTTCTCCCTGATTTGCAAGGATCAGTCCTTCTTTTTCGGGCGAATATCTTCCGAACATACAGCCTACAGCGTATGAAACCAGCTCTTTTACGGTATCGGTCATCAGCAGTGTTTCGAGTTCTTCTTCGGTTTTGTTGTTGCCGTAGCGGTAATATGGGTTGCAGGTCAGTGTGATTTCAGAAAGAGGAACTTCTGGAGTTATCTCGTCCTGCAAGCCGTAGGCTTCAATAAAAATACGGTTATTTTCTTCCTCCAGCCGCTGCATTTCAAGAGTCATTTCTTTCCAGTGGGTACGTAGTTTAGTGTAAGTTTCTGAGAGGGTTGGCTGGCGGAATTCGGATTGTAGGAAGGGGAGGGTGGTGAAATCCCAAGAGGTTTCGTAGGAGTCCCAGTCGGATTTGGAGAGATTTACTAGTCTCAAAGAGACACTCTCTACTTGATTATCAAATAGGATCGATTGAATAATCGGCAAAGCTTGTACGTCTTTTATCTTTGTATTCAATGTCGGATTCATTATATTGATAAATTTAGCAACAATCGGTGTATTCAAATAACCCAGAATAACATATTTATTTGCATTTTTCACAAAAATAGTTGGGCCTGCTGTTTCATATGTGCATCCATACTCCAAATATCTAAATCCAGACAATGAAGATGTAATTCCAGTCCATGTAATTCCTTCTCGATACCAGAACTCCTCTTCAACTATACGAGCACTATGATCCTTACGATAGAAGGCTCTTGCTTCTGGAGACCAATCAATTACATATTCAATATTGCCTTGCCACTTACGGAAAGATCCTCCTTTTGCACAGAGAACCCACTTTTTATCTACACCTATTGTTTTCTCCCTTAATTCCCAATGATATTTAAGATATTTATCGTTATCAGTAGTCTTGTTCTGTCCCTCTGTGTCAAAAAAGTCCCCTAGAGTTATATTTCCAAATAGATCGCGAACCTTGTTACTCACCCAATACGCAATTGGATTCCCAGGAATTTTCTTAAAATCTGTAGCGGAGGCACGGTAGAACCAGCCACATTTCGGATTTTTGATAGCTTCAAGCGTTTTTGGGCTTTGGTTTTCTGCTCCTCGAAAATCAGATAGCCGTACATATCCACCCTTGAATTCAGGATGATATGCATTCTCACTTGTAAAAGTGCAGATTGGAACTGTCGCTCCATCGAAACCTGAGTATTCAAGCTGAATCAGTGAAGTTATAGTTTTTTCATTGATCAAAAAATCTCTCAGTTTTTCGTAGGAAGAAATAAACATCCACACAAAAGGAGACATGAATCCAAGTTGACCTTTGGGAAAAGCAAGTTCTGTATTACGAACTATAAATGCTGAGAATAGGTCAGATTTCACATCAGCATAATTATTTTGAAGGAATGTCTTCAGTCTGTTATTCATCCCTTTATTGCCCATATATGGCGGATTTGCGATGACTACATGGTATTTAGGGCTGAGGTAGTCAGCTTGTTTCAGAGCTTGCAGGACTTTCTGATGAGTAGAAAGGTGGGAAAGGTTGCCTGAAAGGTTCTTAGATTCCAGCAGGCTTAAGAGACCCGATACTTCCATCGCAGCCGGACGTATAAGAGATCCAAAATTATCAGCCTCGGCAAACTGGAGCAGAGTGGCTCTATGGGCGTTAGTGAAAAGCTCACTTCCGACAGCATCTATGTAAGCATCGAGTTCACTCTGCTCAAACGTGATATTCTCCAGCATACAGATATTGGGCTGAACCTGCTTTTTGAAAAAGTGACGGTCTTTACCTCTTGCCTTCATGGTCAGTGCAAAACCTGCAAGTTCCCCTGCACGCTTATCAATCTCGATCCCGAAAAGGTTGTGGGTCAGGATAATTTCCGGAATTTCGGAAGGGGTGTAGCCTTCTTCTTCGTAAATCGCATACAGAAGATCAAAAGCATAAACAAGCATATGCCCCGAACCGCAGGCAGGGTCGCAAATCTTGAGCTCTTCTGGAGAATTGATTTTCAGAAAATCGGTTTCCTGCTGTTCCGGTTTTACGTAATACTCCATCAGGTCAACAATGCTGGATTCCGGGCGGTTAAGCATCCACAGGCGGCCCAGGGAATTTTCCACAAGATATCGGACAATCCAGTGAGGGGTGAAAAGCTGGGTAACAGCAGGGATGTTTTCCTTGCTGATTTTGATATTCTTCTTCAGGTCGGCAAAGACTTTGTCCTTCTTCGGGGCAATATAGTCCTGGTAGATCCAGCCTATGATTTCAACTTCTTGCCAGTCCTCGTCCGGAATAATTGAATTCAGGTCATGCAGGACTGAACCTGTATGCAGAAGCTTGTCAGGGAAAAGGAGTTCGGTATAGTCTTCTATTTTCTCGAAAAGGAAAGGCATTATTTTGTTCAGGTAATTGCAGAGCTTCAGAATCAGATATTTGTAGAGCTCTTCGTCTTTGTTTTCGGCTTTAAGGTCAAGAACTAAATCTCGGTTAAGGTTCAGGAAGTCAAGTTTCAGAGCATTTGTGAGGAGGTCGGGTTCGGGTTTATTCGGGTCGGTTGAAGTGAAAACTTTGATCTGGTCTTGAAGGCAGCCGTTCATCTCCATAAACTTGAGGGCAACAAGGCGGTTGAACCATGTATAGGTAACTTCTTCCATAACCTGTTCGTAGCCCTTTTCCTTGATCTGCTTTACAAGCTGAGAGCGCTGGTTTTTGATTTTTGAATTAAAGACGCTGCCGTTGATGACAACTGAGTCCGGGTGCTCTTCTACGGAGTGGATTTCTTTGGGAAAGATTCCGTAATAGGCTGCCTGGCTTTTTACTTCTTCATTTAACTTGTTGCGAACCTTGTTTGAGAATTCTATTATTGCTGATTTGTCCATTTTTTATCCGACCCTTTTTTAAATTTTAATGTTTTCCTCTCTGACCATTTTCATTAGTTTTCCTTTGAGCTGGGTAACGTATTCCTCGATATCGAGCTCATTTTCCAGTATTTTTCCGGACTTGAAAAATGTTATATCGCTGATAACTTCGGTATTTCTTGATGTAACTTGAGGCGAATCCGGCTGGTCATCCGGCTTTTCTGGTGTATCAATGATTTTCTCACTAGCTAGTTTCTGTTGCTCTTCCCGGATTCTGAGGTTCTCAGCATCTCTCAGCCTGTAGGCGTCTACACGGAGAGAGTCTATTATAGGGAGCTGGCTCTGGACAAAAATGCAGTCTTCAGCATTTTCCGTGGTCATTTTGATTACATTGAAAAGCCGAAGCACCGATTCCTTGAAGTCGTCGGAGTACTTTTCGTCTGAAAGGTCATCCTCAAGCTCTTTTGTAACTGTATCAAGGCTTTCTCTGACCTTTTCCTTCTGGGCAA containing:
- the pglX gene encoding BREX-1 system adenine-specific DNA-methyltransferase PglX → MDKSAIIEFSNKVRNKLNEEVKSQAAYYGIFPKEIHSVEEHPDSVVINGSVFNSKIKNQRSQLVKQIKEKGYEQVMEEVTYTWFNRLVALKFMEMNGCLQDQIKVFTSTDPNKPEPDLLTNALKLDFLNLNRDLVLDLKAENKDEELYKYLILKLCNYLNKIMPFLFEKIEDYTELLFPDKLLHTGSVLHDLNSIIPDEDWQEVEIIGWIYQDYIAPKKDKVFADLKKNIKISKENIPAVTQLFTPHWIVRYLVENSLGRLWMLNRPESSIVDLMEYYVKPEQQETDFLKINSPEELKICDPACGSGHMLVYAFDLLYAIYEEEGYTPSEIPEIILTHNLFGIEIDKRAGELAGFALTMKARGKDRHFFKKQVQPNICMLENITFEQSELDAYIDAVGSELFTNAHRATLLQFAEADNFGSLIRPAAMEVSGLLSLLESKNLSGNLSHLSTHQKVLQALKQADYLSPKYHVVIANPPYMGNKGMNNRLKTFLQNNYADVKSDLFSAFIVRNTELAFPKGQLGFMSPFVWMFISSYEKLRDFLINEKTITSLIQLEYSGFDGATVPICTFTSENAYHPEFKGGYVRLSDFRGAENQSPKTLEAIKNPKCGWFYRASATDFKKIPGNPIAYWVSNKVRDLFGNITLGDFFDTEGQNKTTDNDKYLKYHWELREKTIGVDKKWVLCAKGGSFRKWQGNIEYVIDWSPEARAFYRKDHSARIVEEEFWYREGITWTGITSSLSGFRYLEYGCTYETAGPTIFVKNANKYVILGYLNTPIVAKFINIMNPTLNTKIKDVQALPIIQSILFDNQVESVSLRLVNLSKSDWDSYETSWDFTTLPFLQSEFRQPTLSETYTKLRTHWKEMTLEMQRLEEENNRIFIEAYGLQDEITPEVPLSEITLTCNPYYRYGNNKTEEELETLLMTDTVKELVSYAVGCMFGRYSPEKEGLILANQGEKLGDFKEKVPRATFLPDEDNIIPILDDEYYTDDIVGRFKEFLKHTFGAETLSENLNFIAGAISKKNESPGKVIRDYFLKDFYKDHVKMYKKRPIYWLFTSSEKGKAFNALVYMHRYDKTTLAKMRIDYLLDFESKLDAQRSLLKKEITENSKNSGKAESELAKLNKKINELVKYDELLKNKADQMIEIDLDDGVKVNYEKFKGLVGKI
- a CDS encoding AlbA family DNA-binding domain-containing protein; translation: MNLQSLIKSGESETLEFKEKFDDRTVESAVAFANAKGGMILIGVSDKGNITGLDIGKETLAKWANQVSDKTEPQLIPEIEVLEFEGKKVVTVKIPEYPIKPVSVRGRCFKRVNNSNRSMNSQEIAEMHLQSTGMSWDRFPAAGKSLEDLDLGKVSRYIRKARVSGRKGFGEEEDPVQVLEKMELVKDGKPTRAAGLLFCKDGRRFLSQAVIHCGRFKDQTLVIDDRLIEGTLFEQVEEAMDFVRKNTNVKFVMTGKPEREEVWDYPLEAVREAVINAVCHRDYTIMSHIEIRIYDDELIVWSPGGLPLGLTMEDLFKPHASKLRNKGIAEVFFDTKIIEQWGSGIEKIQNYCREAGLPEPVFEEYQGFRVIFRKGTFNEEYLRELGLNERQIKAVFYVKENGKITNKEYQEISNTIKRTASRDLAELVSLKIFEQIGTTGKGTEYILSGAGGEKEDVI